A single genomic interval of Lathyrus oleraceus cultivar Zhongwan6 chromosome 7, CAAS_Psat_ZW6_1.0, whole genome shotgun sequence harbors:
- the LOC127101480 gene encoding ferrochelatase-2, chloroplastic, with translation MNPPICAPSSSSCSYIRPHSCLTCASRNFKFPLLLPQAICTTQKVYRCSGGHVEASINANPLKTCIVGKISTGWSEAQPLVSRRSLNRHLLPVEALVTSTTQDVSNTPLIGDDKIGVLLLNLGGPETLDDVQPFLFNLFADPDIIRLPRLFTFLQKPLAQFVSVLRAPKSKEGYASIGGGSPLRRMTDAQAEELRKSLSEKNVPAKVYVGMRYWHPFTEEAIEQIKRDGITKLVVLPLYPQFSISTSGSSLRLLESIFREDEYLVNMQHTVIPSWYQREGYIKAMGNLIEKELKSFDSPEKVMIFFSAHGVPVAYVEEAGDPYKAEMEECVDLIMEELEKRKISNAYTLAYQSRVGPVEWLKPYTDETIIELGKKGVKSLLAVPISFVSEHIETLEEIDVEYKELALESGIEKWGRVPALGCEPTFISDLADAVIESLPYVGAMAVSNLEARQSLVPLGSVEELLAAYDSQRRELPPPILVWEWGWTRSAETWNGRAAMIAVLLLLFLEVTTGEGFLHQWGILPLFR, from the exons ATGAATCCTCCTATTTGTGCCCCTTCATCTTCTTCTTGCTCATATATTCGTCCTCATTCATGCCTCACTTGTGCTTCTCGAAATTTCAAGTTTCCTCT GCTATTGCCACAGGCAATATGTACCACTCAAAAGGTGTATCGCTGCTCTGGAGGCCATGTGGAGGCTTCTATTAATGCTAATCCGTTGAAAACTTGCATAGTTGGCAAAATTAGTACAGGGTGGTCTGAAGCACAGCCTTTGGTTTCCAGACGATCGCTCAACAGGCACCTGTTACCTGTGGAAGCTTTAGTAACTTCAACGACTCAAGATGTTTCTAATACACCTCTTATTGGTGATGATAAAATCGGAGTTTTATTGTTAAACCTTGGAGGTCCAGAGACTCTAGACGATGTGCAGCCTTTTTTGTTTAACCTTTTTGCCGATCCA GATATTATACGGTTGCCAAGATTATTTACTTTTCTTCAGAAGCCATTGGCTCAATTTGTATCTGTTTTAAGAGCACCAAAGAGCAAAGAAGGATATGCTTCCATTGGTGGTGGATCCCCTCTTAGACGCATGACTGATGCCCAG GCTGAAGAGTTAAGAAAATCTCTATCAGAAAAGAATGTTCCAGCCAAAGTGTATGTTGGCATGCGTTACTGGCATCCGTTCACAGAAGAGGCTATTGAGCAG ATTAAACGGGATGGAATTACAAAGCTTGTTGTGCTTCCACTTTATCCACAATTTTCAATTTCAACCAGTGGTTCAAGTCTGCGTCTCTTGGAGAGTATATTCAG AGAGGATGAGTATCTAGTCAACATGCAGCACACGGTGATACCCTCATGGTACCAACGTGAAGGATACATAAAAGCCATGGGGAATTTAATTGAAAAAGAGCTGAAGAGTTTTGATAGCCCGGAGAAG GTCATGATATTCTTTAGTGCACATGGGGTGCCGGTTGCTTATGTGGAAGAGGCTGGTGATCCATACAAGGCAGAGATGGAAGAATGTGTGGATTTGATCATGGAAGAGCTTGAGAAAAGAAAGATATCTAATGCATACACCCTTGCTTATCAG AGTAGAGTTGGACCTGTGGAATGGTTAAAGCCCTATACTGATGAGACAATAATTGAACTTGGGAAAAAGGGAGTAAAAAGTTTGCTGGCTGTACCAATTAG CTTTGTCAGTGAACATATTGAAACACTAGAAGAAATCGATGTTGAGTACAAAGAACTGGCATTAGAATCTGGAATAGAAAAATGGGGCCGAGTTCCTGCTCTTGGATGTGAACCAACTTTCATTTCAGACTTGGCAGATGCTGTAATTGAGAGTCTCCCGTATGTTGGTGCGATGGCTGTTTCAAACCTTGAAGCTCGACAG TCTTTGGTTCCCTTGGGCAGTGTAGAAGAGTTGTTGGCAGCGTATGACTCGCAACGTAGGGAGTTGCCTCCGCCGATATTGGTGTGGGAATGGGGATGGACAAGAAGTGCTGAAACATGGAACGGAAGAGCAGCTATGATTGCAGTGCTACTTCTGTTGTTTTTAGAAGTCACCACAGGAGAGGGATTTTTGCACCAGTGGGGAATACTGCCCTTGTTTAGGTGA
- the LOC127101481 gene encoding TOM1-like protein 5, translating into MQAELVKAATSEKLAEIDWTKNIEISELVARDQRKAKDVVKAIKKRLSNKNPNTQLFAVMLLEMLMNNIGNHIHEQVVDAEIIPILVKIVKKKSDLPVRERIFLLLDATQTSLGGASGKFPQYYKAYYDLVSAGVQFPQRAQLVQSNRPSSEPNRTNNVPKKEQVPLRHGGVPKKAEPNTVPESSIIQKASNALEVLKEVLDAIDAKHPQGARDEFTLDLVEQCSFQKQRVMHLVMTSRDERIVSRAIEVNEQLQKSLDKHYELLSSKVTTTVNHFDCEEAEEEEEPEQLFRRLRKGKACVRPEDEETEPQFPRLSLLEERLNRPLIRPLESSQEAHAAPVPVVVPPPSAKPPPVTIPPPPSKHSERERYFQHNKDSGTLAGHIRGLSLHSRNGSSSQSGSFDFSD; encoded by the exons ATGCAAGCTGAGTTAGTCAAGGCTGCAACAAGTGAGAAACTGGCAGAAATTGATTGGACGAAAAATATTGAAATCTCTGAATTAGTTGCTCGTGATCAAAG GAAAGCTAAAGATGTTGTTAAAGCTATTAAAAAGAGATTGAGTAACAAGAACCCCAACACTCAACTTTTTGCTGTCATG TTGCTGGAAATGTTGATGAACAACATAGGAAATCACATTCATGAGCAGGTGGTTGATGCCGAAATTATTCCTATTCTTGTGAAAATTGTAAAGAAAAAG TCAGATTTGCCTGTCAGAGAACGAATATTTCTCCTACTAGATGCAACTCAAACATCCCTTGGTGGTGCTTCTGGAAAGTTTCCTCAGTATTATAAAGCATATTATGATTTAGTG AGTGCCGGGGTGCAATTTCCTCAAAGAGCTCAACTTGTTCAATCAAATCGTCCTAGTTCAGAACCAAATAGGACTAATAATGTACCCAAAAAGGAGCAGGTCCCACTTAGACATGGAGGGGTTCCTAAAAAAGCAGAACCCAACACTGTTCCTGAATCTAG CATTATCCAAAAGGCTAGTAATGCATTGGAAGTTCTAAAAGAAGTCCTTGATGCTATTGATGCCAAGCATCCTCAG GGAGCAAGAGATGAATTCACCCTTGACCTTGTTGAGCAATGTTCATTTCAAAAGCAGAGGGTAATGCATCTTGTGATGACTTCTAG AGATGAAAGGATAGTTTCCCGAGCAATCGAAGTGAATGAGCAGCTTCAAAAATCTCTAGATAAACATTATGAGCTTCTTTCTAGCAAGGTTACAACAACCGTGAATCACTTCGACTGTGAAGAAGCGGAGGAGGAAGAAGAACCCGAACAGTTATTCAGAAG ATTACGCAAAGGAAAAGCTTGTGTAAGGCCTGAAGATGAAGAAACTGAACCTCAGTTTCCTCGATTGAGTTTGCTTGAAGAGAGACTCAATCGTCCACTAATACGACCACTAGAATCATCTCAGGAAGCTCACGCTGCTCCTGTACCTGTTGTAGTTCCACCTCCAAGTGCAAAGCCTCCTCCTGTTACAATTCCACCGCCACCTTCAAAGCACTCAGAGAGAGAAAGATATTTTCAGCATAATAAGGACAGTGGCACTTTGGCTGGCCACATCAGAGGCCTCTCTTTACATAGTCGCAATGGCAGCAGCTCGCAGAGTGGAAGCTTTGATTTTAGTGATTGA